One window of Methylococcus sp. EFPC2 genomic DNA carries:
- the asd gene encoding archaetidylserine decarboxylase (Phosphatidylserine decarboxylase is synthesized as a single chain precursor. Generation of the pyruvoyl active site from a Ser is coupled to cleavage of a Gly-Ser bond between the larger (beta) and smaller (alpha chains). It is an integral membrane protein.), with translation MSLRDALVSLPQYILPHHPLSRVMHHLTRCENRLWKDAFIRNIIRIYGVDMSEALEPDPDAYPSFNAFFTRPLKPDARPLSAEPGALLCPADGAISQIGRIADDSLIQAKGKSFSATELLGGDPARGELFRDGHFATIYLSPRDYHRLHMPLTGTLREMVHVPGRLFSVNAATTRFVPNLFARNERVVAVFDTEVGPMALVLVGAIFVASIETVWHGVVTPPTASQIRTWVYSEDAPRLEKGAEMGRFNMGSTIVVLFGKDAVDWGKDLGEGDKVRMGQALGYRHTV, from the coding sequence TTGAGTCTACGCGACGCTCTCGTTTCCCTGCCGCAATACATCCTGCCGCATCATCCGCTATCCCGCGTGATGCACCATCTCACCCGCTGCGAAAACCGGCTGTGGAAAGATGCTTTCATCCGCAACATCATCCGGATATACGGAGTGGACATGAGCGAGGCCCTGGAGCCTGATCCAGACGCCTACCCCAGCTTCAATGCCTTCTTCACCCGGCCGCTCAAGCCGGACGCACGGCCGCTGTCGGCGGAGCCCGGTGCCTTGCTATGCCCTGCCGACGGCGCGATCAGCCAGATCGGCCGGATCGCCGACGATAGCCTGATCCAGGCCAAGGGCAAGAGCTTCAGCGCCACCGAATTGCTGGGCGGCGATCCGGCGCGCGGCGAGCTATTTCGCGACGGCCATTTCGCCACCATTTATCTGTCTCCGCGCGATTATCACCGCCTGCACATGCCGCTGACCGGCACCCTGCGGGAGATGGTCCACGTGCCCGGGCGCTTGTTCAGCGTCAATGCGGCGACTACGCGTTTCGTGCCCAATCTGTTCGCCCGCAACGAACGCGTCGTCGCCGTGTTCGACACCGAGGTCGGTCCCATGGCCCTGGTGCTGGTCGGCGCCATATTCGTGGCCAGCATCGAGACCGTCTGGCACGGTGTGGTCACGCCCCCCACAGCGTCACAAATCCGCACCTGGGTATACAGCGAAGACGCGCCCCGCCTGGAAAAGGGCGCCGAAATGGGCCGCTTCAACATGGGCTCCACCATCGTCGTCCTGTTCGGCAAGGATGCTGTGGACTGGGGAAAAGACTTGGGGGAGGGTGACAAGGTGCGCATGGGACAAGCCTTGGGCTACCGCCACACGGTGTAA
- a CDS encoding class I SAM-dependent DNA methyltransferase — MPNVSNLVKSIQDIMRKDAGTYGDAQRLEQLGWMFFLKIFDDREKELELLRDDYRSPLPEHLRWSAWAADEEGITGDALLDFVNNTLLPRLKYLSGGAGDRLTTLIRTSFEDANNYMKNGTLMRQVINRINGIDFNATDDRHMFGDIYEKLLKDLQSAGNAGEFYTPRAVTQFLVEQVDPRLGETVLDPACGTGGFLVCAIEHLRKQARTEADEQAIQDCFAGIEKKHLPHVLCMTNLLLHGIDVPSNVPSNVRHDNTLSRPLRDWSPKERVDVIVTNPPFGGMEEDGIEANFPAEFRTRETADLFLVLLMKILKPGGRAGLVLPDGTLFGEGVKTRIKEALLTDCNLHTIVRLPNGVFNPYTGIRTNLLFFTKGQPTTEVWYYEHPYPPGAKSYNKTKPIRIEEFEPERAWWGSPTDGYASRVENEQAWRVSIDQIKAGNYNLDLKNPHNPDEGPGDVDHLLPEYEKLLVQIAETRAALKRELHHALTAAAGTDA; from the coding sequence ATGCCCAACGTTTCCAACCTCGTCAAATCCATCCAGGACATCATGCGCAAGGACGCCGGCACCTACGGCGATGCCCAGCGCCTGGAACAGCTCGGCTGGATGTTCTTCCTGAAGATCTTCGACGACCGTGAGAAGGAACTGGAACTCCTGCGCGACGACTACCGCTCGCCTCTCCCTGAGCATCTGCGCTGGTCCGCCTGGGCCGCCGATGAAGAAGGCATCACCGGCGATGCCTTGTTGGACTTCGTCAACAACACCCTGCTCCCGCGTTTGAAATATCTCAGCGGCGGTGCGGGGGACCGGCTGACGACCCTGATCCGCACCAGCTTCGAGGATGCCAACAACTACATGAAGAACGGCACCCTCATGCGGCAGGTCATCAACCGGATCAACGGCATCGACTTCAATGCCACCGACGACCGCCACATGTTCGGCGACATCTACGAAAAGCTGCTCAAGGACCTGCAATCCGCCGGCAACGCGGGCGAGTTCTACACCCCGCGCGCCGTCACCCAGTTCCTCGTTGAGCAGGTTGACCCGCGCCTGGGCGAAACCGTGCTGGATCCGGCCTGCGGTACCGGCGGCTTTCTGGTCTGCGCCATCGAGCATTTGCGGAAACAGGCCAGGACCGAGGCCGACGAGCAAGCCATCCAGGACTGCTTCGCCGGCATCGAAAAGAAGCATCTGCCCCATGTGCTGTGCATGACGAATCTTCTCTTACACGGCATCGACGTGCCCTCCAACGTGCCCTCCAACGTGCGCCACGACAACACCCTATCCCGCCCGCTGCGCGACTGGTCGCCCAAGGAACGGGTGGACGTCATCGTCACCAATCCGCCCTTCGGCGGCATGGAGGAAGACGGCATCGAGGCCAATTTCCCCGCCGAGTTCCGCACGCGCGAAACCGCCGACCTGTTCCTGGTGCTGCTGATGAAGATCCTCAAGCCCGGTGGCCGGGCCGGGCTGGTGTTGCCCGACGGCACCCTGTTCGGCGAAGGCGTGAAGACCCGCATCAAGGAAGCCCTGCTTACCGACTGCAACCTGCACACCATCGTTCGCCTGCCCAACGGCGTGTTCAACCCCTACACCGGTATCCGCACCAATTTGCTGTTCTTCACCAAGGGCCAGCCCACCACCGAGGTCTGGTACTACGAGCACCCCTATCCGCCCGGCGCCAAGAGCTACAACAAGACCAAGCCCATCCGCATCGAGGAATTCGAGCCGGAACGGGCCTGGTGGGGCTCGCCAACAGACGGCTACGCCTCGCGGGTGGAAAACGAACAGGCCTGGCGCGTCTCCATCGACCAGATCAAGGCCGGCAATTACAACCTGGACCTGAAGAACCCGCACAATCCCGACGAGGGGCCGGGGGACGTGGACCATCTGCTGCCGGAATACGAAAAGCTGCTGGTGCAGATCGCCGAAACCCGCGCCGCCTTGAAGCGGGAACTCCATCACGCCCTGACTGCCGCCGCCGGAACCGACGCATGA
- a CDS encoding integrase arm-type DNA-binding domain-containing protein — translation MLQDIEARKAKPAEKPYKLTDERGLYLLVNPNGGKLWRMNYRHWGKQKTLSFGIYPDVSLAVARTRRDEARQLLAQDIDPGVQKKAAKTAGAERAANSFETIAREWLAINRGKWVETTHRHIRERLETGLFPWIGARPVGEITARELLAALNKTVERGRLDTAQRIRSDAGRVFRYAVATGRAERDPTADLIGALPPAKTKHRSTIVDPKAVGELLRAVDGYSGSPIVHAALRLAPLVFLRPGELAAAEWNEFDLDAGEWRIPGERMKMKGRHIVPLSAQAVVILRDLHPLTGSRRYVFPGVRNRDQHMSRESVRAALVRMGYGPDSDTPMTAHGFRGMASTLLHEQGWPSDMIERQLAHAERNKIKAAYNHAEHLPERRKMMQAWADYLDGLKIGASIILFRRPG, via the coding sequence ATGCTGCAAGACATTGAAGCCCGCAAGGCCAAGCCGGCCGAAAAGCCCTACAAGCTAACCGACGAGCGAGGCCTTTACCTCTTAGTGAATCCCAACGGCGGCAAGCTGTGGCGCATGAACTACCGCCACTGGGGGAAACAGAAAACCCTATCGTTTGGCATCTATCCCGATGTAAGCCTTGCCGTTGCTCGCACGAGGCGCGATGAAGCCCGGCAACTTCTCGCCCAAGATATTGACCCCGGCGTTCAGAAGAAAGCCGCCAAAACGGCCGGCGCCGAACGGGCCGCAAATAGCTTTGAAACCATCGCTCGCGAATGGCTGGCGATTAACCGGGGCAAATGGGTAGAAACTACGCACCGCCACATTAGGGAACGGCTGGAAACTGGGCTTTTCCCTTGGATCGGTGCCAGGCCTGTTGGCGAAATCACAGCACGCGAGTTGCTGGCCGCTTTAAATAAAACGGTCGAGCGGGGCCGTCTGGATACGGCGCAACGGATACGCAGCGATGCCGGACGGGTATTTCGCTATGCCGTCGCGACCGGCCGGGCCGAACGGGACCCTACCGCCGACCTAATCGGTGCCCTGCCGCCCGCCAAGACCAAGCACCGGTCCACCATCGTGGATCCCAAGGCCGTGGGAGAACTGCTGCGGGCCGTTGACGGCTATTCAGGATCGCCGATCGTGCATGCGGCGCTGAGACTGGCTCCGCTGGTCTTCCTCAGGCCTGGGGAGCTGGCGGCTGCGGAGTGGAACGAATTCGACCTGGATGCTGGAGAGTGGCGCATCCCGGGCGAGCGCATGAAGATGAAAGGCCGCCATATCGTCCCCCTGTCGGCTCAAGCGGTCGTCATCTTGCGAGACCTGCACCCGCTCACAGGAAGCCGCCGCTATGTGTTCCCCGGCGTGCGCAATCGCGACCAGCACATGAGCCGGGAAAGCGTGCGGGCCGCCCTAGTGCGTATGGGCTATGGGCCGGACAGCGATACGCCCATGACTGCCCACGGCTTCCGGGGTATGGCGTCAACCTTGCTGCATGAGCAGGGCTGGCCGTCCGACATGATCGAGCGCCAGCTTGCCCACGCGGAGCGAAACAAGATCAAGGCCGCGTATAACCACGCCGAACACCTGCCCGAGCGCCGCAAGATGATGCAGGCCTGGGCGGATTATCTGGACGGCTTGAAGATCGGCGCTTCGATCATCCTGTTCCGGCGCCCCGGTTGA
- a CDS encoding alanine--glyoxylate aminotransferase family protein — MGPGPSDVPPRILEALARPTIGHLDPLFVGMMDEMKALLQYAFQTKNELTLPVSAPGSAGMETAFVNLISPGDTVIVAINGVFGGRMKENVERVGATPVIVQDAWGQPVDPQKIEDALKANPGVKAVAFVQAETSTGANSDAETIARLAHAHGALVIVDAVTSLGGSPLKVDEWEIDAVYSGSQKCLSCTPGLSPVSFSERAVEVIKNRKTKVQSWFLDLSLVMSYWGGGTKRAYHHTAPINALYGLHEALVILQEEGLENSWKRHNDLHLALRAGFEALGLSYVVPEGSRLPQLNAVTIPAGVDDAQVRSTLLNRYNLEIGAGLGDLAGKIWRFGLMGHSATAKNVIFALSALEATLTELNAPIERGVAVAAAQKVLIEKGY; from the coding sequence ATGGGACCGGGTCCTTCCGACGTACCCCCGCGCATCCTCGAAGCCCTGGCCCGCCCGACCATAGGCCACCTGGACCCGCTGTTCGTGGGCATGATGGACGAGATGAAAGCGCTGCTCCAATACGCTTTCCAGACCAAGAACGAACTGACCCTGCCGGTTTCCGCACCCGGTTCCGCCGGCATGGAAACCGCTTTCGTCAACCTGATCTCGCCCGGCGACACCGTCATCGTCGCCATCAACGGCGTGTTCGGCGGACGTATGAAGGAGAATGTCGAGCGCGTCGGCGCCACGCCGGTGATCGTGCAGGACGCCTGGGGCCAGCCGGTCGATCCGCAAAAGATCGAAGATGCGCTGAAGGCTAATCCCGGCGTTAAGGCGGTCGCCTTCGTGCAGGCCGAAACTTCCACCGGCGCCAATTCCGACGCGGAAACCATTGCCCGCCTGGCGCATGCGCACGGCGCGCTGGTCATCGTCGACGCGGTCACCTCGCTGGGCGGTTCGCCGCTCAAGGTCGACGAATGGGAGATCGACGCCGTTTATTCCGGCTCGCAGAAATGTTTGTCCTGCACGCCGGGGCTCTCGCCGGTCAGCTTCAGCGAGCGTGCCGTCGAAGTCATCAAGAACCGCAAGACCAAGGTGCAGAGCTGGTTCCTCGACCTCAGCCTGGTGATGAGCTACTGGGGCGGCGGCACCAAGCGCGCTTATCACCACACCGCGCCGATCAACGCCTTGTACGGCTTGCACGAAGCCCTGGTCATCCTGCAGGAGGAAGGTCTGGAGAACTCCTGGAAGCGCCATAACGACCTGCATTTGGCCTTGCGCGCCGGCTTCGAGGCGCTGGGACTGAGCTACGTGGTGCCGGAAGGCTCCCGTTTGCCGCAGCTCAATGCCGTGACCATTCCGGCCGGCGTGGACGATGCGCAAGTGCGCAGCACTCTGCTGAACCGTTACAACCTGGAAATCGGCGCGGGCCTGGGCGATCTGGCCGGCAAGATCTGGCGCTTCGGCCTGATGGGCCACAGCGCCACGGCGAAGAACGTGATCTTCGCGTTGAGCGCGCTGGAAGCCACGCTGACCGAGCTCAATGCGCCGATCGAACGCGGCGTGGCCGTCGCGGCGGCGCAGAAAGTCCTGATCGAAAAGGGTTATTGA
- a CDS encoding D-glycerate dehydrogenase: protein MSKPKVIVTRRWPAAVEARLRELFDVTLNEADVPLSADQLKDALRHHDAVLPTVTDALTAEVLGAEPLRARMLGNFGVGYNHIDIEAAMARGITVTNTPDVLTDCTADIAVTLMLMVARRAGEGEREVRSGHWAGWRPTHLIGTKVTGKTLGLIGFGRIARALAKKAHYGFDMPVIFYTPHPPEDEVCRDLGAKPCASIEEVLKQADFVSLHCPGSKENRHLIDAERLALMKPGAFLINTARGDVVDNDALVRALKNKTIAGAGLDVYEGEPHVNPGFLELENVVLLPHMGSSTEETRAAMGLRVVENLSAYFAGQVPRDKVV, encoded by the coding sequence ATGAGTAAACCCAAAGTAATCGTCACGCGCCGTTGGCCGGCCGCCGTTGAGGCACGCTTGCGGGAATTGTTCGATGTCACGCTTAATGAAGCCGATGTGCCGTTGAGCGCGGATCAGTTGAAAGACGCGCTGCGCCATCACGACGCGGTGCTGCCGACGGTGACCGATGCCTTGACTGCGGAGGTGCTGGGCGCGGAGCCCTTGCGCGCGCGCATGCTCGGCAACTTCGGCGTGGGTTACAACCATATCGATATCGAAGCGGCCATGGCGCGCGGGATCACCGTGACCAACACGCCAGACGTGCTCACCGACTGCACGGCGGACATCGCCGTGACCCTGATGCTTATGGTCGCGCGCCGGGCGGGAGAGGGCGAACGCGAAGTGCGCTCCGGCCACTGGGCCGGCTGGCGTCCGACCCATCTGATCGGCACCAAGGTGACCGGCAAGACGCTGGGCTTGATCGGCTTCGGCCGCATCGCCCGCGCATTGGCGAAGAAGGCCCATTACGGCTTCGACATGCCGGTCATCTTCTACACCCCCCATCCGCCGGAGGACGAGGTCTGCCGCGATCTGGGCGCCAAGCCCTGCGCCAGCATCGAAGAGGTGCTGAAGCAGGCCGATTTCGTTTCCCTGCATTGCCCCGGCAGCAAGGAAAACCGGCACCTCATCGATGCCGAGCGCCTGGCCTTGATGAAGCCTGGCGCTTTCCTGATCAACACGGCACGCGGCGACGTGGTGGACAACGACGCGCTGGTTCGGGCCTTGAAAAACAAAACCATTGCCGGCGCCGGTTTGGATGTCTACGAAGGCGAACCCCATGTGAATCCGGGCTTCCTGGAGCTGGAAAACGTCGTGCTGTTACCCCACATGGGGAGTTCCACGGAAGAAACACGCGCTGCGATGGGGCTGAGGGTGGTCGAAAACCTCAGCGCATACTTCGCCGGCCAAGTGCCGCGCGACAAGGTGGTATAA
- a CDS encoding GIY-YIG nuclease family protein — MSKLPCVYILASGRNGTIYVGVTSDLMRRVAEHRQELADGFTKRYAVHDLVWYEVHERMESAILREKQLKKWDRRAKLRLIEQGNPEWRDLWPDLASPSLGTGPRQSMPG; from the coding sequence ATGAGCAAGCTTCCATGTGTCTACATCCTTGCCAGTGGGCGCAACGGTACCATTTATGTTGGCGTGACCTCCGATCTGATGAGGCGCGTTGCCGAGCATCGACAGGAGCTTGCCGATGGATTTACTAAGCGTTATGCCGTGCATGACCTGGTTTGGTATGAAGTTCACGAGCGAATGGAATCGGCCATTTTGCGGGAAAAGCAGCTCAAGAAATGGGACCGGCGAGCGAAACTGCGGCTCATAGAGCAAGGTAATCCAGAGTGGCGAGATTTGTGGCCCGATTTGGCCAGTCCCTCCCTGGGCACTGGACCCCGGCAATCCATGCCGGGGTGA
- a CDS encoding AlpA family transcriptional regulator, whose product MQKHKSKHPAPQLPTRVTADLRPAKSPAKRSPKTRDPLVDFDALPDSGYVRVDTLAALFACSKNTVWRRSKDGTLPAPVKLGPSSTAWRVGDIRAVLAKLAGAADGSEGGKP is encoded by the coding sequence ATGCAAAAGCACAAATCCAAACACCCCGCTCCACAACTCCCCACACGGGTCACGGCTGATCTCCGGCCTGCGAAATCACCCGCCAAACGCTCACCCAAGACCCGCGATCCCTTAGTGGATTTCGACGCCTTACCGGATTCGGGCTATGTTCGCGTGGACACCCTGGCGGCTTTGTTCGCCTGTTCAAAAAACACGGTTTGGCGGCGATCCAAGGACGGCACACTCCCTGCTCCGGTAAAGCTGGGTCCGTCTAGTACCGCCTGGCGTGTCGGCGATATCCGGGCCGTGCTGGCCAAGCTGGCCGGGGCCGCTGACGGTAGCGAAGGGGGCAAGCCATGA
- a CDS encoding PBECR2 nuclease fold domain-containing protein yields MSDETLRAGLEADAAPFRELPNSEEGWKAEFGADGIVETLDGPVKTGENQHHKFQNNGRHLEFGQIRPTLEQPSLIVETPRPKEGADRQTAKVYIKAFTAPDKTRYFVSVTVLQGNVEVSISSHLKRLGRIGETVRSGKLGYAATAFTNAVTPEQSSYPAAVKQPDGASSASSIAGQKPAQAPTATEFLKGHPVVGVVGERKPMAELKTKGSLNAG; encoded by the coding sequence TTGAGTGACGAAACATTGCGTGCCGGCCTGGAAGCCGATGCAGCACCGTTTCGTGAACTGCCTAATAGCGAGGAAGGATGGAAAGCGGAGTTCGGCGCTGACGGCATCGTGGAAACGCTGGACGGCCCGGTCAAGACCGGCGAGAACCAGCATCACAAATTTCAGAACAATGGCCGACATCTGGAATTTGGCCAGATACGCCCGACTCTGGAACAGCCCTCTCTGATTGTGGAAACACCGAGGCCGAAGGAAGGCGCCGATAGGCAAACCGCCAAGGTTTACATCAAGGCCTTCACGGCGCCGGACAAGACGCGATATTTCGTGTCGGTCACGGTATTGCAGGGAAACGTGGAAGTCTCGATCAGCAGCCACCTGAAGCGGCTTGGGCGGATTGGGGAAACGGTAAGAAGCGGGAAGCTCGGATATGCGGCCACTGCCTTCACAAACGCCGTCACGCCTGAGCAGTCGAGCTATCCCGCCGCGGTAAAGCAGCCTGACGGGGCTTCTTCCGCTTCGAGTATAGCAGGACAGAAACCCGCCCAGGCGCCGACGGCCACCGAATTCCTGAAAGGTCATCCGGTCGTTGGCGTGGTCGGCGAGCGCAAGCCGATGGCGGAATTGAAAACAAAGGGTTCACTTAACGCTGGCTAG
- the hsdR gene encoding EcoAI/FtnUII family type I restriction enzme subunit R, whose amino-acid sequence MDKKQLTETDIRTKFITPALVEKWDLMSQIREEFYFTKGRVIVRGKTVKRGEAKKADYVLYYKPNIPIAVIEAKDNHYSNGAGMSQALEYAEILDVPFAYSSNGDGFLEHDRTGNSATVEREFPLDQFPSPGELWARYCAAQGYTETEQTVATQNYYDDGSGKSPRYYQLIAINRTVDAIARGENRILLVMATGTGKTYTAFQIIWRLWKSGAKNRILFLVDRNILADQTKTNDFKPFGQAMTKITNRTVDKAYEIYLSLYQAVTGTEEEQNIYKQFSPDFFDLVIVDECHRGSAADDAAWRKVLEYFGSATQIGLTATPKENEEVSNIEYFGDPIYTYSLRQGIADGFLAPYKVIRIGLDKDLDGWRPEAGQTDKYGQLIEDREYNDLDFDRNLILEKRTERVADKITEFLKAHNRYAKTIVFCENIDHAERMRQALVNANPDLAAANSRYVMRITGDNDEGKAQLDNFIDPESTYPVIAATSRLMATGVDAQTCELIVLDRRINSMTEFKQIIGRGTRINEDYGKLYFTIMDFKRATALFADPDFDGDPVQIYEPGPDEPLDLPDDGDDYPSGNGPNEPGGTGEPSPGEPGGPTKYYVNDVEVTVATERVQYLDADGRLITESLKDYTRKTVRKAYSSLDAFLNAWNDAERKQAIVDELAGQGVFLDELAEQVGRDYDPFDLVCHVVFDRPPLTRRERAEQVRKRDVFGTYGDTSRAVLDALLDKYADSGIRSVESMDILKVDPLSRFGTPVEIVKLFGGKQNYLAAIRELEVALYREAA is encoded by the coding sequence ATGGACAAGAAGCAACTCACCGAAACGGATATCCGCACCAAGTTCATCACCCCGGCGCTGGTTGAGAAATGGGACCTGATGTCCCAGATTCGGGAGGAGTTCTATTTCACCAAGGGCCGCGTCATCGTTCGCGGGAAGACGGTCAAGCGCGGTGAAGCCAAGAAGGCCGACTACGTCCTCTACTACAAACCCAACATTCCTATCGCGGTCATCGAGGCCAAGGATAACCACTATTCGAACGGCGCGGGAATGTCCCAAGCCTTGGAATACGCCGAAATCCTCGACGTGCCGTTTGCCTACAGTTCCAACGGCGATGGCTTTCTTGAACACGACCGCACCGGCAACAGCGCCACCGTAGAGCGGGAGTTTCCCCTCGATCAATTCCCCTCCCCCGGCGAACTCTGGGCGCGTTACTGCGCCGCCCAGGGCTACACCGAGACCGAGCAAACGGTCGCCACCCAGAATTACTACGACGACGGCTCCGGCAAATCGCCGCGCTACTACCAGCTCATCGCCATCAATCGCACCGTCGACGCCATTGCTCGCGGCGAGAATCGCATCCTGCTGGTGATGGCCACCGGCACCGGCAAGACCTACACCGCGTTTCAGATCATCTGGCGGCTTTGGAAATCCGGCGCGAAGAACCGGATTTTGTTCCTGGTCGACCGCAACATCCTGGCCGACCAGACCAAGACCAACGACTTCAAGCCGTTTGGCCAGGCGATGACCAAGATCACGAATCGCACGGTCGACAAGGCTTACGAAATCTATCTGTCGCTCTACCAGGCGGTTACCGGCACCGAAGAAGAGCAGAACATCTACAAGCAGTTCTCGCCGGATTTCTTCGACCTGGTCATCGTCGACGAATGCCACCGCGGCAGCGCGGCGGACGATGCCGCCTGGCGCAAGGTGCTGGAGTATTTCGGCTCCGCCACCCAGATCGGCCTGACCGCCACGCCGAAGGAAAACGAAGAGGTGTCCAACATCGAATACTTCGGCGATCCGATCTACACCTATTCGCTCCGCCAGGGCATCGCCGATGGTTTTCTCGCTCCTTATAAGGTCATCCGCATCGGTCTGGACAAAGACCTTGATGGCTGGCGGCCGGAAGCCGGGCAGACCGACAAATACGGGCAGCTCATCGAGGATCGCGAATACAACGACCTCGACTTCGACCGCAACCTGATCCTGGAAAAGCGCACCGAGCGGGTCGCCGACAAGATCACCGAATTCCTCAAAGCCCACAACCGTTACGCCAAGACGATCGTTTTTTGCGAGAACATCGATCATGCCGAACGCATGCGGCAGGCCCTGGTCAATGCCAACCCGGACTTGGCCGCCGCCAACAGTCGTTACGTCATGCGCATCACCGGCGACAACGACGAAGGCAAGGCGCAGCTCGACAACTTCATCGATCCGGAATCGACCTACCCGGTTATCGCCGCCACCTCGCGGTTGATGGCCACCGGCGTCGATGCCCAGACCTGCGAACTCATCGTGCTGGATCGCCGCATCAACTCCATGACCGAGTTCAAGCAAATCATCGGCCGCGGCACCCGCATCAACGAGGATTACGGCAAGCTCTACTTCACCATCATGGATTTCAAGCGGGCCACCGCGCTATTCGCGGACCCGGATTTCGACGGCGATCCGGTGCAGATCTACGAACCCGGCCCCGACGAGCCGCTTGATCTGCCAGACGATGGCGACGACTATCCCTCCGGCAATGGACCAAACGAACCCGGGGGAACGGGCGAGCCCTCACCCGGCGAGCCCGGTGGTCCCACCAAATACTACGTGAACGATGTGGAAGTCACCGTCGCCACCGAGCGCGTGCAATATCTAGACGCCGACGGCCGACTCATCACCGAATCGCTCAAGGACTACACCCGCAAGACCGTGCGCAAGGCCTACAGTTCGCTCGACGCTTTCCTCAACGCCTGGAACGATGCCGAGCGCAAGCAGGCCATCGTCGACGAGTTGGCAGGACAGGGCGTGTTCCTGGATGAACTGGCCGAACAAGTCGGCCGGGATTACGACCCGTTCGATCTGGTCTGCCATGTGGTTTTCGACCGGCCGCCCCTGACCCGCCGCGAGCGGGCCGAGCAGGTGCGCAAGCGCGATGTGTTCGGAACATACGGAGACACCAGCCGTGCCGTGCTCGACGCCCTGCTCGACAAATACGCCGACAGCGGCATCCGCAGCGTGGAATCCATGGACATCCTCAAGGTCGACCCGCTCAGCCGATTCGGCACCCCCGTCGAAATCGTCAAACTCTTCGGCGGCAAGCAGAACTATCTGGCCGCCATCCGCGAGTTGGAGGTCGCCCTGTATCGGGAGGCGGCATAG
- a CDS encoding AlpA family transcriptional regulator, with protein MNPMNDIPKTGYCRLSQIIGDKNARPTPIPALVPVSKTTWYKGIQAGIYPKPTHAGRCALWRWADIRSLLVAMEKGESDQ; from the coding sequence ATGAATCCAATGAATGACATCCCCAAAACAGGCTATTGCAGGCTGAGCCAGATCATCGGTGACAAAAACGCGAGGCCCACGCCGATACCCGCCCTCGTGCCGGTGTCGAAAACAACCTGGTACAAAGGCATCCAAGCAGGAATTTACCCCAAGCCCACCCATGCCGGACGCTGCGCATTGTGGCGATGGGCCGATATTAGAAGCTTGCTCGTAGCCATGGAAAAGGGCGAATCCGATCAATGA
- a CDS encoding YajD family HNH nuclease: MPTKKTSPDLNKLDRVVAEARRDREERERGYRERALKMYPWVCGRCAREFTLANVRELTVHHRDHNHDNNPADGSNWELLCLYCHDNEHQRYLTADLTAKDKAGARQDGNTTFKAFAGLGDLLKGGK, encoded by the coding sequence ATGCCGACCAAGAAAACCAGTCCCGATCTGAACAAGCTCGACCGCGTCGTCGCCGAAGCCCGCCGCGACCGGGAAGAGCGTGAGCGAGGCTATCGCGAACGCGCGCTCAAGATGTATCCCTGGGTGTGTGGCCGTTGCGCCCGCGAGTTCACCCTCGCGAATGTGCGCGAGCTCACCGTGCACCACCGCGATCACAACCACGACAATAACCCGGCCGACGGCAGCAACTGGGAGTTGCTGTGTCTCTACTGCCATGACAATGAGCATCAGCGCTATCTCACGGCCGACCTTACGGCCAAGGACAAGGCCGGCGCGCGGCAGGACGGCAATACCACCTTCAAGGCGTTCGCCGGTCTGGGCGACCTGCTCAAAGGCGGCAAATAA